The following coding sequences lie in one Maribacter forsetii DSM 18668 genomic window:
- a CDS encoding S10 family peptidase gives MRNLLLLASCILILQSTKAQYSKKNDEPKPIPEAKSFITKHKGTFGGTTIDYITTAKETFLTNKEGDSIATFWSVAYTKTNMGDVTKRPVTFVFNGGPGSASMWLHMGFFGPKIVKVDSDAKSDDGAAPYNLVNNDHGLLDVTDLVFIDPVGTGYSRLVGKGEGKDFYGLKEDVNSFAQFIRKWVTENERWFSPKYLAGESYGTTRAAALGKALEGSGQNMALNGMILISQALDYAGSTSISNNITSFITYLPSMAATAWYHKKAGQGKSLESFTQECRDFTYNTYIPSLYKGNSLSDTEKNTLAEKLSYFTGLDKTYILQSNLRILMGRFQKKLLEDKGLAIGRLDGRFMGNEEDKVSEKPHLGDAASYQISAAYTASLNHYFASELKVKMDRPYITSGGGSNWRWRTVPDGKYWEPMPVNTAPDLGETMRRNTAMKVMVASGYYDLITPFFDAEFTFDRNGIVKDRVQMKYYEAGHMMYTHEPDFIKLSKDIREFISAN, from the coding sequence ATGAGAAATCTACTTTTATTAGCTAGTTGTATTTTAATACTTCAATCAACAAAAGCCCAATACTCAAAAAAAAATGATGAACCTAAACCTATACCAGAAGCTAAATCTTTTATAACTAAACATAAAGGAACTTTTGGCGGTACAACAATTGATTATATCACTACGGCAAAAGAAACTTTTTTAACCAATAAAGAAGGAGATTCTATTGCTACTTTTTGGTCTGTTGCCTACACTAAAACTAATATGGGAGATGTTACTAAAAGACCGGTAACCTTTGTTTTCAATGGCGGACCAGGATCTGCTTCAATGTGGTTACACATGGGATTCTTTGGACCTAAAATTGTAAAGGTAGATTCTGATGCCAAATCTGATGATGGTGCCGCACCATACAACTTAGTCAACAACGACCATGGTTTGCTTGATGTCACCGATTTAGTTTTTATTGATCCCGTAGGTACCGGTTATAGTCGTTTGGTTGGTAAAGGAGAAGGGAAAGATTTCTACGGATTAAAAGAGGATGTGAATTCTTTTGCCCAATTTATCAGAAAATGGGTAACTGAAAATGAACGTTGGTTTTCACCGAAATATTTAGCTGGTGAAAGTTATGGTACCACACGTGCTGCGGCATTAGGAAAGGCTTTAGAAGGATCTGGCCAGAACATGGCACTTAACGGAATGATACTTATATCGCAAGCTTTAGATTATGCAGGTTCTACATCTATATCAAATAATATTACTTCTTTCATTACCTACTTACCTAGTATGGCAGCTACCGCATGGTATCATAAAAAAGCAGGGCAGGGTAAATCTTTAGAAAGCTTTACTCAAGAATGTAGAGATTTTACATACAATACCTACATACCATCATTATACAAAGGCAATTCTTTAAGTGATACAGAAAAGAATACTTTGGCTGAAAAGCTTTCTTATTTTACAGGATTGGATAAAACATATATTCTACAATCTAATTTAAGAATTCTAATGGGCCGTTTTCAGAAAAAATTACTAGAAGATAAAGGTTTAGCAATTGGCAGACTTGACGGAAGATTTATGGGTAATGAAGAAGATAAGGTATCTGAAAAACCACATTTGGGAGATGCCGCTAGTTATCAAATAAGTGCTGCCTACACGGCTAGTTTAAATCATTATTTTGCATCTGAATTAAAGGTGAAAATGGATAGACCCTATATTACTTCTGGTGGTGGATCTAATTGGAGATGGAGAACAGTGCCAGATGGTAAATATTGGGAACCTATGCCTGTTAATACCGCCCCGGATCTTGGTGAAACCATGCGTAGAAATACGGCTATGAAAGTTATGGTAGCGAGTGGATATTATGATTTAATTACTCCGTTTTTTGATGCTGAATTTACTTTTGATAGAAACGGAATCGTAAAAGATCGTGTACAAATGAAGTATTATGAAGCTGGTCATATGATGTATACACATGAACCAGATTTTATTAAATTAAGTAAAGATATACGTGAGTTTATTTCAGCTAATTAA
- a CDS encoding S41 family peptidase codes for MKKIISKKVLVPIIAIAFLFVGSSYKSDFFEIAKQIEIFTTLFKELNMNYVDETNPAELMDTAIKNMLNELDPYTKFLNEQDVETYRINNAGEYSGIGAMVRSFDDKLLIIEPHQGYPADKAGLKAGDEIIQIGDIKVADFEDNASELLKGANGSTINVTYKRQGKLNTTSITREGIEVDAVPFFKMINNKTGYIVLAKFNAKATEQTKSALLDLKGKGAEKIILDLRGNPGGLLSEAINVTNLFVPKGELVVTTKSKVKKFNREYHTNNQPVDEEIPLVVLVNGSSASASEIVSGSLQDLDRAVIMGARSFGKGLVQRPLKLTYGTQLKVTISRYYTSSGRCIQSLDYWNRDESGKAVRNTTFNDFTTRNGRKVQDGGGILPDIEVATSKTNDLTLALLQNNVIFDYATNYHYTHEYNDVSDFKFTDADFNAFKNYVKQSSFSFETKAEEAIKKALSGDENDFLGADVKDSYKTLLANIEKGKINALDKYQSEIQKNLEDEIVKRYFYRDGLYQYYLNNDDAILAATELLSNNSKYSAILK; via the coding sequence ATGAAAAAAATAATTAGTAAAAAAGTACTAGTACCCATAATTGCCATCGCTTTCCTTTTTGTAGGAAGTAGTTATAAAAGCGACTTTTTTGAAATAGCCAAACAGATAGAAATCTTTACCACCTTGTTCAAAGAACTGAACATGAATTACGTGGATGAAACCAATCCGGCAGAATTAATGGATACCGCCATTAAAAATATGCTGAACGAGTTGGATCCCTATACCAAATTCTTAAACGAACAAGATGTTGAAACGTATCGTATAAACAATGCTGGTGAATATTCTGGTATTGGCGCCATGGTACGCTCTTTTGATGATAAATTACTGATTATAGAGCCGCACCAAGGATATCCGGCAGATAAAGCAGGATTAAAGGCCGGTGATGAGATAATACAGATAGGAGATATCAAAGTTGCGGATTTTGAAGATAATGCCAGTGAGCTTTTAAAAGGGGCTAATGGGTCAACTATAAACGTTACTTACAAGAGACAAGGTAAATTAAACACTACAAGTATCACAAGAGAAGGGATAGAAGTAGATGCTGTTCCTTTCTTTAAAATGATCAATAACAAAACAGGGTATATTGTTCTTGCAAAATTCAATGCCAAAGCAACGGAACAAACAAAATCCGCCTTATTAGATTTGAAAGGAAAAGGGGCAGAAAAAATCATTTTGGACTTAAGAGGAAATCCTGGTGGTTTGTTATCTGAAGCTATCAATGTTACCAACTTATTTGTTCCAAAAGGGGAATTAGTGGTTACTACAAAATCTAAGGTTAAAAAATTCAACAGAGAGTACCATACCAATAACCAACCTGTAGATGAGGAAATTCCGTTAGTGGTATTGGTAAATGGTAGTAGTGCCTCTGCCAGTGAAATTGTTTCCGGTAGCTTACAAGATTTAGATAGAGCGGTTATCATGGGTGCCAGAAGCTTTGGTAAGGGCTTGGTGCAACGCCCTCTTAAACTAACTTATGGTACACAGTTAAAGGTTACCATTTCTAGATATTACACTTCTTCTGGTCGTTGTATACAATCATTGGATTATTGGAACCGTGATGAAAGTGGTAAAGCGGTTCGTAATACTACCTTCAACGATTTTACTACTCGTAATGGTAGAAAAGTACAAGACGGTGGTGGTATTTTACCAGATATTGAAGTAGCTACTTCCAAAACCAATGACCTAACTTTGGCATTGCTACAGAACAATGTTATTTTCGATTATGCTACCAATTACCACTATACACACGAGTATAACGATGTTTCCGATTTTAAATTCACAGATGCTGATTTTAATGCTTTTAAAAACTATGTAAAGCAAAGTAGTTTCTCATTCGAGACCAAGGCAGAAGAAGCTATTAAAAAAGCGCTCTCAGGCGATGAAAACGACTTTTTAGGGGCTGACGTTAAGGATAGCTATAAAACATTGTTAGCCAACATTGAAAAAGGTAAAATCAATGCTTTAGACAAATACCAAAGTGAGATTCAAAAGAATCTTGAAGATGAAATCGTTAAACGTTATTTCTACAGAGATGGTTTATACCAATATTACTTAAATAATGACGACGCTATTTTAGCCGCTACCGAATTATTAAGTAATAATTCTAAATACAGCGCTATTTTAAAATAA
- a CDS encoding M1 family metallopeptidase: protein MTKSFFTFLTAIFSIGLLAQNKTDYWQQHVDYTMAVDMDVETFQYTGTQTLVYTNNSPDELKRVYFHLYFNAFQPGSEMDIRLQTIADPDDRMTTPDKKSRIASLTDSEIGYLHATSLIQDGNKVTFSEEGTVLVVDLAKPIAAGAKSTFNMEFKGQVPLQIRRSGRNSEEGVALSMSQWYPKLAEYDFEGWHADPYIAREFQGVWGDFDVKLTLDKDYTVGGSGYLQNPNEIGHGYETPGTKIKKQKGKTLTWHFKAPMVHDFMWAADPEYIHDIQQVPDGPVLHFLYKDDAKILENWKKLQPKTIEAMQFFSKNIGKYPYDQYSVIQGGDGGMEYAMSTLITGNRKFGSLVGVMAHEMAHSWFQHILATNEAKHEWMDEGFTSFISKLCMTEIMDYEKENPFEGTYKGYRNLALSGKEQPQGTYADRYALNFAYGISAYSKGSIFLSQLGYVIGQDKLMETIRKYYEEFKFKHPVPNDFKRVAEKVSGFELDWYLTDWTQTTNTIDYGIKKVTASENNTKVTLERIGLMPMPLDILVVYNDGSKETFYAPLRMMRGEKENAYAGIERTVIEDWPWAYPTYDFEINKPMSSIQAIVIDPSQLMADVNLENNVWQAE, encoded by the coding sequence ATGACTAAATCATTTTTTACGTTTCTAACAGCAATTTTCTCCATAGGGTTGCTGGCACAAAACAAGACAGATTATTGGCAACAACATGTTGATTATACCATGGCCGTTGATATGGATGTTGAAACTTTTCAATATACCGGTACCCAAACTTTAGTATACACGAACAACTCACCAGATGAGTTAAAACGTGTTTATTTCCATTTGTATTTCAACGCTTTTCAGCCAGGTAGTGAAATGGATATTCGACTACAGACAATTGCCGATCCAGATGATAGAATGACTACTCCAGACAAGAAAAGTAGAATTGCTTCTCTTACCGATAGTGAAATAGGATATCTGCATGCTACCTCTTTAATACAAGATGGTAACAAGGTTACTTTTTCAGAAGAAGGAACCGTGTTAGTTGTTGATTTAGCTAAGCCAATAGCAGCTGGTGCAAAGTCTACTTTTAATATGGAATTTAAAGGTCAAGTGCCTTTACAAATTAGACGTTCTGGTAGAAACAGTGAAGAAGGTGTTGCATTGTCCATGAGCCAATGGTATCCAAAATTAGCAGAATACGATTTTGAAGGTTGGCACGCAGATCCATATATTGCTCGCGAGTTTCAAGGTGTTTGGGGAGATTTTGATGTAAAATTAACTCTTGACAAAGACTATACCGTTGGTGGAAGTGGTTACCTGCAAAACCCTAACGAAATAGGTCATGGTTATGAAACCCCTGGTACCAAAATCAAAAAACAAAAGGGAAAGACCTTAACATGGCACTTCAAAGCTCCAATGGTACATGATTTTATGTGGGCCGCAGATCCAGAATACATTCATGATATTCAACAAGTACCTGACGGACCAGTGCTTCATTTTCTTTACAAAGACGATGCTAAAATTTTAGAGAACTGGAAAAAGCTTCAGCCTAAAACGATAGAGGCTATGCAGTTTTTTAGTAAAAACATTGGTAAATACCCATATGATCAATATTCGGTTATTCAAGGAGGTGACGGCGGTATGGAGTATGCCATGTCAACACTTATTACCGGTAATAGAAAGTTTGGTAGTCTAGTGGGTGTTATGGCTCATGAAATGGCGCATTCCTGGTTTCAACATATATTAGCTACAAACGAAGCTAAACATGAGTGGATGGATGAAGGATTTACTTCTTTTATTTCTAAACTTTGTATGACTGAAATTATGGATTATGAAAAAGAAAATCCTTTTGAGGGGACTTACAAAGGGTATAGAAACTTAGCGCTTTCAGGTAAAGAACAACCACAAGGTACATATGCCGATCGTTACGCTCTTAACTTTGCCTATGGTATTTCTGCGTACAGCAAAGGTTCTATATTTTTATCTCAGTTAGGCTATGTTATCGGTCAAGATAAATTGATGGAAACCATTCGTAAATATTATGAGGAGTTTAAGTTTAAGCACCCTGTTCCTAACGATTTTAAACGTGTTGCAGAAAAAGTATCTGGTTTTGAACTAGACTGGTATTTAACAGATTGGACACAAACTACAAATACAATTGATTACGGTATTAAAAAAGTTACGGCATCAGAAAACAACACTAAAGTTACCTTAGAACGAATTGGTCTTATGCCAATGCCTTTAGATATTTTGGTGGTTTACAATGATGGTAGCAAAGAAACTTTTTATGCTCCTTTACGTATGATGCGAGGAGAAAAAGAGAATGCTTATGCTGGTATTGAAAGAACTGTTATTGAAGATTGGCCATGGGCTTACCCTACCTATGATTTTGAAATCAATAAACCAATGTCCTCAATACAAGCAATCGTTATTGATCCTTCTCAATTAATGGCAGATGTTAATTTAGAGAACAATGTTTGGCAAGCAGAGTAA
- a CDS encoding S8 family peptidase has translation MTNSYFKSIFALSIAAILTGCGSTKTVGGSGLVLTPVENIDATPLKISDLTTSEKNNWGHLDLVADTIPGMSVDKAYSEIIKNKKGTKTIVAVLDSGIDLSHEDLVNVLWTNTKEKAGNGIDDDRNGFIDDIHGYNFLGESYNEQLEYVRMLRLGIGDAATLAKAKTKLDTKYNEALQGKEQYESIYQAVKNADADVKKYLKKDTYTQEDLAGINATDETMQRNVAILNQMFGINETIPGVLEDLTNGLKYYTEQLNYNLNKDFNGRESVGDNAYDITDVDYGNGNPNNRVDDESHGTHVAGIIAAERNNGKGVNGVANNVAIMSIRAVPNGDEYDKDIARGIRYAVDNGARVINGSFGKSFSPNADWVYDAIKYAADNNVLFVHAAGNDGADLDNPVNANFPNDQINNGPEIADNVITVGALNPKYGSELVASYSNYGKINVDIFAPGTDIYSSYPNNEYEYSPGTSMAAPGVAGVAALVMSQYPSLTAAQVKKIILQSGLPIKTKVVLGKNTGKSGSLDEISTSGKIANAYNALVLASKVAAGQIKL, from the coding sequence ATGACAAATTCATATTTTAAATCAATTTTTGCCCTTTCTATAGCCGCAATATTAACAGGATGCGGAAGCACTAAAACTGTAGGAGGAAGCGGATTAGTTCTTACCCCAGTAGAGAACATAGATGCTACTCCCTTAAAAATTTCTGACCTTACTACAAGTGAAAAGAATAACTGGGGACATTTAGATTTAGTTGCCGATACTATACCTGGCATGAGTGTAGATAAAGCGTACAGTGAAATCATTAAGAACAAAAAAGGAACTAAAACAATTGTTGCCGTTCTTGATTCTGGCATTGATTTAAGTCATGAAGATCTTGTAAACGTATTATGGACCAACACAAAAGAAAAAGCCGGTAACGGTATTGACGATGATAGAAACGGATTCATAGATGATATACACGGTTATAATTTCTTAGGCGAATCTTATAACGAGCAGTTAGAGTATGTTCGTATGCTTCGTTTGGGCATAGGTGATGCTGCTACTTTAGCAAAAGCAAAAACCAAACTAGACACCAAATATAATGAGGCTTTACAAGGTAAAGAACAATATGAATCTATTTACCAAGCTGTAAAGAATGCAGATGCAGATGTAAAAAAGTATCTAAAAAAAGATACCTATACCCAAGAAGATCTAGCTGGTATTAATGCTACGGATGAGACTATGCAACGTAATGTTGCCATTCTTAATCAAATGTTCGGCATTAATGAAACCATACCAGGTGTTCTGGAAGATTTAACTAATGGACTTAAATATTATACAGAACAACTTAACTATAATCTAAACAAAGATTTCAATGGTAGGGAATCTGTTGGTGATAATGCCTATGATATTACCGATGTAGACTATGGTAACGGAAATCCTAACAATAGGGTAGATGATGAAAGTCACGGAACACACGTAGCGGGTATAATCGCTGCTGAACGTAACAACGGTAAAGGTGTTAACGGTGTTGCCAATAATGTAGCTATTATGAGTATTAGAGCCGTACCTAACGGTGATGAGTATGATAAGGATATTGCCAGAGGTATTCGTTACGCAGTTGATAACGGAGCACGTGTAATCAATGGTAGTTTTGGAAAGTCTTTTTCTCCTAATGCTGATTGGGTGTACGACGCTATTAAATATGCTGCAGATAATAATGTTCTTTTTGTACACGCTGCAGGTAATGATGGTGCTGATCTAGATAACCCGGTTAACGCTAACTTCCCTAATGATCAAATAAACAACGGACCAGAAATTGCCGATAATGTTATTACTGTAGGTGCCTTAAACCCAAAATACGGGTCAGAATTGGTAGCAAGCTATTCTAATTACGGTAAAATAAATGTTGATATTTTTGCTCCAGGTACAGATATCTATTCTTCATACCCTAATAATGAATATGAATATTCTCCAGGTACTTCCATGGCCGCACCTGGTGTTGCTGGTGTTGCTGCTTTGGTAATGTCTCAATATCCAAGTTTAACGGCTGCTCAAGTAAAAAAGATAATATTACAATCTGGTTTACCTATTAAAACCAAAGTAGTATTGGGTAAAAACACGGGCAAAAGCGGTTCTTTAGATGAAATATCTACTTCTGGCAAAATTGCCAATGCTTACAATGCATTGGTTTTAGCCAGTAAAGTAGCTGCAGGACAGATTAAATTATAA
- a CDS encoding response regulator, whose amino-acid sequence MAKNINILLIDDSDVDNFINKAIISKEDNISQITTMTSGREALNHLSSIIDNTEAYPDVIFLDIKMPGMSGFEFLNEYVTLSDSLTDHCKIYILSSSLDNLDSEKGKEYSVVKKHLTKPLAHHAIGDLLSED is encoded by the coding sequence ATGGCTAAGAATATAAATATTTTATTAATTGACGATTCGGATGTGGACAACTTTATAAACAAAGCCATTATTTCGAAAGAAGATAATATTTCTCAAATTACAACCATGACCTCTGGGCGTGAAGCGCTAAATCATTTAAGTAGTATTATTGACAATACCGAAGCATACCCTGATGTTATTTTCTTGGATATTAAAATGCCAGGCATGAGCGGATTTGAATTTTTAAATGAATATGTCACTTTATCAGATTCATTAACGGATCACTGTAAAATTTATATACTAAGTTCATCCTTAGATAATTTAGATTCTGAAAAAGGAAAAGAATATTCAGTTGTTAAAAAACATTTGACCAAGCCCTTGGCGCATCATGCTATTGGTGATTTACTAAGTGAAGACTAG
- the rnpA gene encoding ribonuclease P protein component encodes MDASFGKKEKLKSKILITQLFEEGRGISVYPLKLIYQSVEKKEVPIKTAVTVSKRNFKSAVDRNHIKRLLRESYRLNKGLVFNNTDTNFAFLFLYLGKDMPTFEQLDHKMKLVLNKFKLQIDEKNN; translated from the coding sequence ATGGATGCATCCTTCGGAAAAAAGGAAAAACTAAAAAGTAAAATACTCATTACCCAGTTGTTTGAAGAGGGTAGGGGTATTTCTGTTTATCCGTTGAAATTAATTTATCAATCCGTAGAGAAAAAAGAAGTTCCGATCAAAACCGCCGTTACGGTATCTAAGCGCAATTTTAAAAGTGCCGTAGATAGAAACCACATTAAACGTTTACTAAGAGAATCTTATAGACTCAACAAAGGCTTGGTTTTTAACAATACAGATACAAACTTTGCGTTTCTATTTTTATACCTTGGTAAAGATATGCCCACCTTTGAGCAGTTAGATCATAAAATGAAGCTCGTTTTAAACAAGTTTAAGCTACAGATTGATGAAAAAAATAATTAG
- a CDS encoding 3-keto-disaccharide hydrolase, translated as MKKQLKSQLLGTSLLILLGCGLITSQETKDGWETMFNGNDLNGWTTKVHHYEVGDNYADTFRAEDNMVKVRYDKYEGEFNNRYAHLYYDKPFSDFHLTMQYRFVGELYRGAPDYTILNSGVMFHSQDPKTMLKEQDWPISVEIQFLAGVEEGIERPTGNMCSPGTDVVYEGKIDPRHCIKSTSDTYYGDQWVTAELVVYHDSLVKHIINGKTVLEYTKPQIGGGVAKGYDPKMKKDGKLLTEGFIALQSEGQPIDFRTIKIRNLKGCTDPMASNFKAYYQVSDKEACTY; from the coding sequence ATGAAAAAACAACTTAAATCTCAACTACTCGGAACTTCACTTTTAATTTTATTAGGATGCGGACTAATTACCTCGCAAGAAACAAAGGATGGTTGGGAAACTATGTTCAATGGTAATGATTTAAATGGGTGGACCACCAAAGTACACCATTATGAAGTGGGCGATAACTATGCAGATACCTTTAGGGCGGAAGATAATATGGTAAAAGTGAGGTATGATAAATATGAAGGAGAATTCAACAATAGGTATGCTCATTTATATTATGACAAGCCTTTTTCAGATTTCCATTTAACGATGCAATATCGTTTTGTAGGTGAATTATATAGGGGCGCACCAGATTATACAATATTAAACAGCGGAGTAATGTTTCATTCTCAAGACCCCAAAACAATGCTAAAAGAACAAGATTGGCCTATTAGTGTTGAAATACAATTTTTAGCGGGAGTAGAAGAAGGTATAGAACGCCCAACAGGTAATATGTGCTCACCAGGTACAGATGTAGTTTATGAGGGTAAAATAGACCCAAGACACTGTATTAAGTCAACATCAGATACCTATTATGGTGATCAATGGGTAACGGCGGAATTGGTTGTATATCACGATTCATTGGTTAAGCACATCATTAACGGAAAAACAGTTTTAGAATACACAAAACCACAAATTGGGGGTGGGGTAGCCAAAGGATATGACCCTAAAATGAAAAAAGATGGTAAGCTGTTGACAGAGGGCTTTATTGCTTTACAAAGTGAAGGTCAGCCAATTGATTTCAGAACTATTAAAATTCGTAATCTAAAAGGATGCACAGACCCTATGGCAAGTAATTTTAAGGCATACTACCAAGTATCGGATAAAGAAGCTTGTACTTATTAA
- a CDS encoding MBL fold metallo-hydrolase, translating into MKIYPVETGNFKLDGGAMFGVVPKTIWQRTNPADDNNLIDIAARSLLIEDGDRLILVDTGMGNKQSDQFFGYYYRWGNFTIDSSLKKHGFHRDDITDVFLTHLHFDHVGGAIQWNKNKTGYEPAFKNAKFWTNEKHWKWATEPNPREKASFLTENLMPMQESGQLFFVDDAEESFLKNSPLGFDIRFVDGHTEKQMLPQFSYQGKTIAYMADLIPTVGHISLPYVMGYDTRPLMTMSEKKIFLNEAADNNYFLFFEHDADNQLCTLKHTDRGVRLDKIYSFNELFNS; encoded by the coding sequence ATGAAAATTTATCCTGTTGAAACCGGTAATTTTAAATTGGATGGTGGTGCTATGTTCGGCGTAGTGCCCAAAACAATTTGGCAAAGAACAAACCCGGCAGACGATAATAATTTAATAGATATTGCCGCTAGAAGTCTTTTAATTGAAGATGGTGATAGATTAATATTGGTAGATACCGGTATGGGCAATAAACAGTCTGATCAATTTTTTGGCTATTACTACCGTTGGGGAAATTTTACAATAGATTCTTCTTTAAAAAAACATGGTTTTCATAGAGATGATATTACCGATGTCTTTTTAACACACCTTCACTTTGATCATGTTGGTGGTGCCATACAATGGAACAAGAATAAAACCGGATACGAACCTGCTTTTAAAAATGCCAAATTTTGGACCAATGAAAAACATTGGAAATGGGCAACGGAACCCAATCCAAGAGAAAAAGCATCTTTCTTAACAGAGAATCTTATGCCTATGCAAGAAAGTGGACAATTATTCTTTGTTGATGATGCAGAAGAAAGTTTTCTAAAGAATAGTCCTTTAGGTTTTGACATCCGTTTTGTAGATGGTCATACAGAAAAACAAATGCTTCCCCAATTCTCATATCAAGGTAAAACAATAGCCTATATGGCTGATCTCATACCTACAGTTGGCCATATCTCATTGCCTTATGTTATGGGTTATGACACCAGACCACTAATGACAATGTCAGAAAAAAAGATATTCTTGAACGAAGCTGCAGATAATAATTACTTTCTCTTTTTTGAACACGATGCCGATAACCAACTTTGTACTCTAAAACACACGGATAGGGGTGTTCGTTTAGATAAAATTTATTCTTTTAACGAGCTCTTCAATTCATAA
- a CDS encoding SH3 domain-containing C40 family peptidase yields the protein MKRIILKRSFVLILIALNTACGVHIDEKKLLVKEIEIIKNTFAPDKRTALFNLEVLDGPSGFTLVGETNLPLAVDSLYNLLKEKGIKTTNDIKILPGAELEGMTNAVINISAANLRSNPKHSAELATQATLGTIVNVLKKEGDWYLIQTPDKYLAWVDPGGIQLMNAQEIENWIAADKIIYTDTYGHAFNSEEAKERTSDIVAGSLLKLLSSNDDFYKIEFPDGRQGYISKDESVAYNTWLLNLNFNADSLIATSKTLMGVPYLWGGTSTKGVDCSGYTKTIYYLNGMVIPRDASQQVHAGKPIDSIADFSKLQKGDLLFFGRKATETTSEKVVHVGMWIGDNQFIHSSEMVRISSVDKDAPNYDAFNVGRYLRTKRLLNEEDPLLQNLNITMPIKD from the coding sequence ATGAAGAGAATTATCTTAAAGAGGTCTTTTGTATTGATTTTGATTGCTTTAAATACGGCATGTGGTGTACATATAGACGAAAAGAAATTATTGGTCAAAGAAATTGAAATCATAAAAAACACATTTGCACCAGATAAACGTACCGCACTTTTTAATTTAGAAGTATTAGATGGTCCATCAGGTTTTACCTTAGTTGGTGAAACTAACTTACCATTGGCTGTAGATTCTTTGTATAATCTTTTAAAAGAAAAGGGAATAAAAACCACTAACGATATTAAAATTTTACCTGGCGCCGAGTTAGAAGGTATGACCAATGCAGTTATTAATATCTCTGCCGCCAATCTTAGAAGTAACCCTAAACATTCGGCAGAATTGGCAACACAGGCAACTTTAGGTACCATTGTTAATGTTCTAAAAAAAGAAGGAGATTGGTATTTGATACAAACGCCAGATAAGTATTTAGCATGGGTAGATCCAGGCGGAATTCAATTAATGAACGCACAGGAAATTGAAAATTGGATTGCAGCAGATAAAATCATTTACACTGATACTTATGGGCATGCATTTAATTCAGAAGAAGCTAAAGAAAGAACATCTGATATTGTTGCCGGTAGCTTATTAAAACTGTTAAGTAGTAACGATGATTTTTATAAAATTGAATTTCCAGATGGTAGACAAGGGTATATTTCTAAAGACGAATCTGTAGCATATAACACGTGGCTTTTGAACTTGAATTTTAATGCAGATTCACTTATTGCAACCTCAAAAACATTAATGGGCGTACCGTATTTGTGGGGAGGAACTTCTACAAAAGGTGTTGATTGCAGTGGCTACACAAAGACTATCTATTATTTAAATGGTATGGTAATTCCACGTGATGCCTCTCAACAAGTGCACGCTGGTAAACCAATAGATTCAATTGCAGATTTCAGCAAATTGCAGAAAGGAGATTTATTGTTCTTTGGAAGAAAAGCAACAGAAACCACTTCAGAAAAAGTAGTGCATGTAGGTATGTGGATCGGTGATAATCAATTTATACATTCATCTGAAATGGTACGTATAAGTAGTGTAGATAAAGATGCACCAAATTATGATGCGTTTAATGTAGGTAGATATTTAAGAACAAAGCGCTTATTAAATGAAGAAGATCCTTTACTTCAAAACTTAAATATTACTATGCCTATTAAAGATTAA